A single genomic interval of Candidatus Hydrogenedentota bacterium harbors:
- a CDS encoding ribose-phosphate pyrophosphokinase, whose protein sequence is MKIFSGNGSQALTRGICEHLGVRQGEAVVSGFSDGEIRVQIQEHIRGRDVFLVNSTSPPVNQHLMELLILIDAVKRASAERITAVIPYFGYARQDRKDKARVPITAKLVANLITAAGADRVLTVDLHSGQIQGFFDIPLDHLAADIVFCECLWKEKLQENMIVISPDMGSVRRAREFANRLAIPLAIVDKRRPRENESEVMNVIGSVEGKHALILDDMIDTGGTLVKAARAIKEHGALSVRACATHPVFSGPALDNIENSVIEELLVCDSVPLCARAAANPRFRVLSLAPLIGEAIRRIHRNESVSSLFQV, encoded by the coding sequence ATGAAGATTTTTTCCGGCAATGGGTCTCAGGCGCTGACGCGGGGAATCTGCGAGCATTTGGGCGTGCGTCAAGGCGAGGCGGTGGTCAGCGGATTCAGTGACGGGGAAATCCGGGTTCAGATTCAGGAGCATATCCGGGGGCGGGACGTCTTCCTGGTGAACAGCACCTCGCCGCCGGTGAACCAGCACCTGATGGAGCTTCTGATCCTGATTGACGCCGTCAAACGGGCCTCGGCGGAGCGCATCACGGCGGTGATCCCCTATTTTGGGTATGCCCGGCAGGACCGCAAGGACAAGGCGAGGGTTCCCATCACGGCCAAGCTGGTGGCGAACCTGATCACGGCTGCGGGGGCGGACCGGGTGCTCACGGTGGACCTGCACAGCGGGCAGATTCAGGGTTTTTTTGACATCCCGCTCGACCATCTGGCGGCGGACATCGTTTTCTGCGAGTGCCTCTGGAAGGAGAAGCTGCAGGAGAACATGATTGTGATCTCCCCGGACATGGGGAGCGTGCGCCGGGCGCGTGAGTTTGCGAACCGCCTGGCGATTCCCCTGGCGATTGTGGACAAGCGGCGCCCGCGGGAGAACGAGTCGGAGGTGATGAACGTCATCGGGTCGGTCGAGGGCAAGCACGCGCTGATTCTGGACGACATGATTGACACGGGCGGCACGCTGGTCAAGGCGGCGCGCGCCATCAAAGAGCATGGCGCGCTGAGCGTGCGGGCCTGCGCGACACACCCGGTCTTCAGCGGCCCGGCGCTGGACAACATAGAGAATTCGGTCATCGAGGAGCTCCTGGTGTGCGACTCGGTGCCCCTTTGCGCGCGTGCGGCGGCGAATCCCCGGTTCCGGGTGCTTTCGCTGGCCCCCCTGATCGGGGAAGCCATCCGCCGCATCCACCGCAACGAGTCCGTGAGCAGTTTGTTTCAGGTCTGA
- the amrB gene encoding AmmeMemoRadiSam system protein B, which yields MRKPALCLAVILACFCAAAPRADAQRRIVPRLPAVAESHYPADPDTLLKTLRSFYDAADAPEVTSFLAACIASPAPYGLAGKVSAHAFKSLKPGQYERVIILTSAHTADIEGCSLPEVDAFLTPLGPVALDQEAVRRLVFSPLFSVQALNYSEKGSKRGRVHEWEHGIETLLPYLQERLLEFKLVPVVIGSLTTPSGKFNPAAADSVAKTIRPLLDDRTLLVVSSSFTHFGNDFSNRPFNENIQKNIERLDRQAFECLLSLDAAAFQRYMEDTENVIDGENCIHVLLRLLPPGTQARILAYEVSCALTGDMNRSVSFSAFTFHDPARPAAAPQPDKVRPLPMPGIPAGTPPAPPTPEAAPGEKAKTAKQPKKETP from the coding sequence ATGCGAAAACCTGCCCTTTGTCTGGCCGTGATTCTGGCGTGTTTCTGCGCCGCAGCCCCCCGCGCGGACGCGCAACGCCGCATCGTCCCGCGCCTGCCGGCAGTCGCGGAATCCCACTATCCCGCCGATCCGGACACCCTGCTCAAAACCCTGCGGTCCTTCTATGACGCCGCAGACGCCCCCGAAGTCACTTCGTTCCTGGCTGCCTGCATTGCATCTCCGGCCCCCTACGGTCTTGCGGGCAAAGTGTCCGCCCATGCCTTCAAGAGCCTGAAGCCGGGACAGTATGAACGGGTCATCATTCTCACCAGCGCGCACACTGCGGACATTGAGGGGTGCTCCCTTCCCGAGGTGGACGCCTTTCTCACCCCGCTGGGCCCCGTGGCGCTCGACCAGGAGGCCGTCAGACGGCTCGTCTTTTCCCCCCTGTTCTCCGTCCAGGCCCTGAATTACAGCGAGAAGGGAAGCAAGCGCGGCCGGGTGCATGAGTGGGAGCACGGCATTGAGACCCTCCTGCCCTACCTTCAGGAGCGCCTGCTGGAATTCAAGCTCGTCCCCGTTGTCATCGGAAGTCTCACCACCCCCAGCGGAAAATTCAACCCCGCCGCCGCGGACAGCGTGGCGAAGACCATCCGCCCGCTGCTGGACGACCGGACCCTGCTGGTGGTCAGCAGCAGTTTCACGCATTTCGGCAACGACTTCAGCAACCGCCCGTTCAACGAGAACATCCAGAAGAACATCGAGCGTCTGGACCGCCAGGCCTTTGAGTGCCTGCTCTCCCTCGACGCGGCCGCCTTCCAGCGCTACATGGAGGACACTGAAAACGTTATTGACGGGGAAAACTGCATTCATGTCCTTCTGCGCCTGCTGCCTCCGGGCACACAGGCCCGTATCCTCGCCTATGAGGTGTCCTGCGCCCTCACCGGCGACATGAACCGGTCCGTCAGTTTCTCCGCGTTCACCTTCCACGACCCGGCCCGGCCTGCGGCCGCGCCGCAGCCCGACAAGGTGAGGCCCCTGCCCATGCCCGGTATTCCGGCAGGGACGCCCCCCGCGCCGCCCACACCCGAAGCCGCGCCCGGGGAAAAGGCGAAAACGGCGAAGCAGCCGAAAAAGGAAACCCCATGA
- the tsaB gene encoding tRNA (adenosine(37)-N6)-threonylcarbamoyltransferase complex dimerization subunit type 1 TsaB, which translates to MTTSISPPPTVLAVDTSTGWCAVGVCRAGGPPSSPSVRICSEVVVDGKRLHAERLFSLIDHVLSDSGVSLERLSLLAVATGPGSFTGLRIGASAMQGLALARGLPLVGVPTLDALAHAAPPVDGLVVPLLDARMGEVFGAFYLVTPDGLEKVGGDRVAPVAGLLGDMPGTGGTVVFVGDGADRYSAEIQAALPDARIVPPPGNTPRAAFVALEGVRRQAAGAPTDPALAVPVYLRKAQAERPGGGRG; encoded by the coding sequence ATGACCACCTCCATCAGCCCCCCCCCCACGGTGTTGGCCGTGGACACCAGCACCGGATGGTGCGCCGTCGGCGTGTGCCGGGCCGGGGGTCCCCCCTCCTCCCCTTCCGTCCGCATCTGCTCCGAGGTGGTGGTGGACGGCAAGCGGCTGCACGCGGAGCGGCTCTTCTCCCTCATTGACCATGTGCTCTCCGATTCCGGGGTGAGTCTGGAGCGGCTTTCCCTTCTGGCGGTGGCGACGGGGCCGGGCTCCTTCACCGGCCTGCGTATCGGGGCCTCCGCCATGCAGGGGCTCGCCCTGGCGCGCGGTCTTCCCCTGGTGGGTGTGCCCACGCTGGATGCGCTGGCGCATGCCGCGCCTCCGGTGGACGGGCTGGTCGTCCCCCTGCTCGATGCGCGCATGGGGGAGGTCTTTGGCGCGTTCTACCTCGTGACTCCGGACGGGCTGGAGAAGGTCGGCGGGGACCGGGTCGCGCCGGTTGCAGGTCTCCTGGGGGATATGCCGGGAACCGGGGGAACGGTCGTCTTTGTCGGCGACGGCGCCGACCGGTACAGCGCGGAGATTCAGGCTGCGCTTCCAGACGCCCGCATCGTGCCCCCGCCGGGAAACACGCCCCGGGCGGCCTTTGTGGCGCTGGAGGGCGTGCGCCGTCAGGCGGCGGGCGCGCCGACCGATCCGGCGCTGGCGGTTCCGGTGTATCTTCGCAAGGCCCAGGCGGAGCGTCCGGGCGGGGGGAGGGGCTGA
- the cydB gene encoding cytochrome d ubiquinol oxidase subunit II — MTYLNEIWFLLLGVLLTGYAVLDGFDLGVGILHPFVARDDRERRILMNAIGPLWDGNEVWLVTFGGAMFAAFRDVYATVFSAFYTAFMLLLCALIFRAVSMEFRSKQPHPAWRSLWDWAFCLSSLTASLLFGVAVGNVMQGIAIDAAGNYTGTFFDFLNPFSLLTGLLVVALFAFHGGLYLTLKTGGPLHARILRASWTAYFCLLALYLAVSAYAVAAVPSATVNFRYLPAAWIMPVLHLAAMIAIPLLMRAGRTGLAFLANSFCITAFVFLFAVAMAPNMVYSSLDPGYTLTIYNAASSPKTLGIMLVIALIGMPLVVAYTVIIYRVFRGKVELTPESY, encoded by the coding sequence ATGACCTACCTGAACGAGATATGGTTCCTCCTCCTGGGCGTCCTGCTGACAGGATACGCCGTCTTGGACGGCTTTGACCTGGGGGTGGGCATCCTGCACCCCTTCGTCGCGAGGGACGACCGGGAACGCCGCATCCTCATGAACGCCATCGGCCCCCTGTGGGACGGCAACGAGGTGTGGCTGGTGACCTTTGGCGGGGCCATGTTCGCCGCGTTCCGCGATGTCTACGCCACGGTCTTTTCCGCCTTCTACACGGCCTTCATGCTCCTGCTGTGCGCGCTCATCTTCCGCGCCGTGTCCATGGAGTTCCGGAGCAAGCAGCCCCACCCGGCGTGGCGCTCCCTGTGGGACTGGGCCTTCTGCCTGTCCAGCCTGACGGCCTCCCTGCTTTTCGGCGTGGCCGTGGGAAATGTGATGCAGGGGATCGCCATTGACGCCGCCGGGAACTACACCGGCACCTTCTTCGACTTCCTGAACCCCTTCAGCCTGCTCACGGGCCTGCTCGTGGTGGCGCTTTTCGCCTTCCACGGGGGCCTTTACCTGACACTGAAGACCGGCGGGCCGCTGCACGCCCGGATACTGCGCGCCTCCTGGACCGCTTATTTCTGCCTCCTCGCGCTCTATCTGGCCGTCAGCGCCTATGCCGTCGCCGCCGTGCCCTCGGCCACGGTCAACTTCCGGTATCTCCCCGCCGCCTGGATCATGCCCGTCCTGCATCTGGCCGCCATGATCGCGATTCCCCTCCTGATGCGCGCGGGCCGGACCGGTCTTGCGTTCCTCGCGAACAGCTTCTGCATCACCGCCTTTGTGTTTCTGTTCGCGGTGGCCATGGCCCCGAACATGGTGTATTCCTCCCTCGACCCCGGATACACCCTGACCATTTACAACGCGGCGTCGAGTCCCAAGACCCTGGGCATCATGCTGGTTATCGCCCTCATTGGCATGCCGCTCGTTGTGGCCTACACGGTGATCATCTACCGCGTCTTCCGGGGCAAGGTGGAGCTGACGCCCGAGAGCTACTGA
- a CDS encoding HU family DNA-binding protein: MPALWSKAVPAGGLGRPRKLDSPWRGLGTIRASVPGRRRAFPVKTADPRRSRKDAGQFQREGAPSVTITKRELVMLVASKTGMTQSDVFRIVESAFDTLTQTLVRGGRWELRDFGVFEVKRRAARVGRNPRTGEQVPVSRRTVVSFKPGKMMKEKVAAGARGAEGDTQTT; this comes from the coding sequence ATGCCCGCCCTGTGGTCGAAAGCGGTCCCCGCCGGCGGTTTGGGCCGGCCGCGAAAACTTGACTCGCCTTGGAGGGGATTGGGTACTATTAGGGCGTCGGTGCCCGGGCGCCGGCGGGCGTTTCCGGTGAAGACGGCGGATCCGCGCCGCAGCCGGAAAGACGCCGGACAGTTCCAGAGGGAAGGAGCCCCATCCGTGACCATTACAAAGCGGGAGTTGGTGATGCTTGTCGCCAGCAAGACGGGGATGACACAGAGCGACGTGTTTCGCATTGTGGAGTCCGCCTTTGACACCCTGACGCAGACCCTGGTGCGCGGTGGCCGGTGGGAACTACGCGATTTTGGCGTGTTTGAGGTGAAGCGCCGGGCGGCGCGCGTGGGGAGGAATCCGAGGACGGGGGAACAGGTGCCCGTCTCGCGGAGGACGGTGGTTTCGTTCAAGCCGGGGAAGATGATGAAGGAGAAGGTCGCGGCGGGGGCGCGCGGCGCAGAGGGTGACACGCAGACAACCTGA
- a CDS encoding cytochrome ubiquinol oxidase subunit I, which yields MELDAVLLARIQFGFTIGFHYLFPPLTIGLAWLMVIMETRYCFTGVKVYENMARFWTKLFAVTFAVGVATGIVMEFQFGTNWADYSRFVGDVFGSALAAEGIFAFFLESGFLAVLVFGWDRVSKRVHLLSTWLVALGSTLSAVWIVVANSWQQTPAGFHVVGEGAARRAEITGFWEMVFNPSAMHRLNHTVIGALILGAFFVMSVSAFYILKNRHLDFAKRSFTIALVVAFLSSWGILFSGHLQAKKVAETQPVKMAAFEGHFKSDGGGAPLYLFGFPDKDARTVRGGMAVPGMLSFLIHESLTKPVPGLLDLSEDENDWPPLGMTFQTYHLMVAMGMFQIGVSSLALFLLWRKRLFEQRWLLWTFVFAVVTPYISNHAGWMAAEIGRQPWVVQGLLRTSDGVSKNVSGGQILGSILMFGFVYLMLFLVWIFVLNSKIQKGPDPGGEGEPADGMNTGFLAVAENRADPSGPSMGSVHKQ from the coding sequence ATGGAACTCGACGCGGTTCTGCTTGCACGCATTCAATTCGGTTTCACCATCGGCTTTCACTACCTCTTCCCGCCCCTGACCATCGGGCTGGCCTGGCTCATGGTCATCATGGAGACGCGCTACTGTTTCACCGGTGTCAAGGTCTACGAGAACATGGCCCGGTTCTGGACCAAGCTGTTCGCCGTCACATTCGCCGTGGGCGTGGCCACGGGCATCGTCATGGAGTTCCAGTTCGGGACCAACTGGGCCGACTACTCGCGCTTCGTCGGCGACGTCTTCGGCTCGGCCCTGGCGGCCGAGGGCATCTTCGCCTTCTTCCTGGAATCCGGGTTTCTGGCCGTGCTGGTCTTCGGCTGGGACCGCGTCTCCAAGCGGGTTCATCTCCTGAGTACCTGGCTGGTGGCCCTGGGCTCGACCCTGTCCGCCGTCTGGATTGTTGTCGCCAACTCCTGGCAGCAGACCCCCGCCGGATTCCACGTGGTCGGGGAGGGCGCCGCGCGGCGCGCCGAGATCACCGGTTTCTGGGAGATGGTCTTCAACCCGTCGGCCATGCACCGCCTGAATCACACCGTCATCGGGGCCCTCATTTTGGGCGCCTTCTTTGTGATGAGCGTCTCGGCCTTCTACATCCTGAAGAACCGGCATCTCGACTTCGCGAAACGCTCGTTCACCATCGCGCTCGTGGTGGCCTTTCTGTCCTCGTGGGGCATCCTCTTTTCCGGGCACCTCCAGGCCAAGAAGGTCGCGGAGACCCAGCCGGTCAAGATGGCGGCCTTCGAGGGGCACTTCAAGTCCGACGGCGGCGGCGCCCCCCTCTATTTGTTTGGATTTCCCGACAAGGACGCCCGCACGGTGCGCGGGGGGATGGCGGTTCCCGGCATGCTGAGTTTTCTCATTCATGAGAGTCTCACCAAGCCGGTTCCCGGGCTGCTCGACCTGTCGGAGGACGAGAACGACTGGCCGCCCCTGGGCATGACCTTCCAGACCTACCACCTCATGGTGGCCATGGGCATGTTCCAGATCGGCGTCAGCTCCCTGGCTCTGTTTCTGCTGTGGCGCAAGCGCCTCTTCGAGCAGCGCTGGCTGCTCTGGACCTTTGTGTTTGCCGTGGTCACCCCGTACATTTCCAACCACGCCGGATGGATGGCGGCCGAGATCGGGCGGCAGCCCTGGGTGGTCCAGGGCCTGCTGCGCACCTCCGACGGCGTCTCCAAGAACGTCAGCGGGGGGCAGATTCTCGGGTCCATCCTCATGTTTGGGTTTGTCTACCTCATGCTCTTCCTGGTGTGGATCTTCGTCCTGAACAGCAAGATTCAAAAGGGGCCCGACCCCGGCGGGGAAGGGGAGCCCGCGGACGGCATGAACACGGGGTTCCTGGCCGTCGCCGAAAACCGGGCCGACCCCTCCGGACCTTCCATGGGCTCCGTGCACAAACAGTAA
- the dnaA gene encoding chromosomal replication initiator protein DnaA, which translates to MHDAAGETVEREQTLWDQALVHLQGAVDGHTYKNWFSQTRFGGFEDQVFEVSVPSQFFANWLQEHHTDVVLSALKKVVPECARVRFSVAANQASAPPEERRAAPPAGPAKAKVARVRQAFSGFNPRYTFDRFVIGAGNRFAHAAARAVFESPGNAYNPLFLYGGTGLGKTHLMQAVGQGVLARQPGLSVVFISSEEFTNQLIQSIADKNTQRFRAKYRKVDVLLIDDIQFITGKEATQEEFFHTFNTLFDAHKQIVIASDRSPKELQGIEERLVSRFEWGLVTDIQPPDLETRIAILQNKARDEGITVPPDILRYVATYITANIRELEGALTTVLAYSRLAGEKVTMSLAETVLKDLIGSEKIRPVTIEQVQRVVAEHYDVRIADLRGRSRQRQISQPRQVAMYLCKTLIPSLSLNDIGEYFGGKDHTTVLYACEKVSKAVKTDPVMRQTIEQLSKAVRA; encoded by the coding sequence ATGCACGACGCGGCGGGAGAAACGGTGGAACGCGAACAAACGCTTTGGGACCAGGCACTGGTCCATCTGCAGGGGGCCGTGGACGGCCACACCTACAAGAACTGGTTCTCACAGACGCGCTTTGGCGGCTTTGAGGACCAGGTCTTCGAGGTGTCCGTGCCGAGCCAGTTCTTTGCAAACTGGCTGCAGGAGCACCACACCGACGTGGTGCTCTCGGCGCTGAAGAAAGTGGTGCCCGAGTGCGCGCGCGTGCGGTTTTCCGTCGCCGCGAACCAGGCGTCCGCCCCGCCGGAGGAGCGCCGCGCGGCGCCGCCCGCCGGGCCCGCCAAGGCGAAGGTCGCCCGGGTTCGCCAGGCCTTCTCGGGGTTTAACCCCCGCTACACCTTCGACCGCTTCGTGATCGGCGCGGGCAACCGCTTCGCGCACGCCGCAGCGCGGGCCGTCTTCGAATCCCCCGGCAATGCGTACAACCCCCTCTTCCTTTACGGCGGCACGGGTCTTGGCAAGACGCACCTCATGCAGGCGGTGGGCCAGGGGGTGCTTGCCCGCCAGCCCGGCCTGTCCGTGGTCTTCATTTCCTCCGAGGAGTTCACGAACCAGCTCATCCAGAGCATCGCCGACAAGAACACCCAGCGCTTCCGCGCGAAGTACCGCAAGGTGGACGTCCTCCTGATTGACGACATCCAGTTCATCACGGGGAAGGAGGCGACGCAGGAGGAGTTCTTCCACACGTTCAACACCCTGTTCGACGCGCACAAGCAGATCGTCATCGCAAGCGACCGCAGCCCCAAGGAGCTGCAGGGCATCGAGGAGCGGCTGGTGTCGCGGTTTGAATGGGGCCTGGTGACGGACATCCAGCCGCCGGACCTGGAGACGCGCATCGCGATCCTCCAGAACAAGGCGCGGGACGAGGGCATCACGGTGCCCCCGGACATCCTCCGCTATGTCGCGACCTACATCACGGCCAACATCCGCGAGCTGGAGGGGGCGCTGACGACGGTGCTCGCGTACAGCCGCCTCGCCGGGGAGAAGGTCACGATGTCGCTTGCGGAGACCGTGCTCAAGGACCTCATCGGATCGGAGAAAATCCGGCCGGTGACCATCGAGCAGGTGCAGCGCGTGGTGGCGGAGCATTACGACGTGCGCATCGCCGACCTGCGCGGGCGCAGCCGCCAGCGGCAGATTTCCCAGCCGCGCCAGGTGGCCATGTACCTCTGCAAGACGCTCATTCCGAGCCTGTCGCTCAACGACATCGGCGAGTATTTCGGCGGGAAGGACCACACCACGGTTCTGTACGCGTGCGAAAAGGTGTCCAAGGCGGTGAAGACCGACCCCGTGATGCGTCAGACGATCGAGCAGCTTTCCAAGGCGGTGCGTGCCTGA
- a CDS encoding 50S ribosomal protein L25, with the protein MELKTLSVSSRATGTKGMAHAVRRTGRVPGVLYGGGEEAMSLEIDGKEFDRLLHSAAGTHPIVSLVCEDQPAMNTAAIVKSVQRHPLKYNPTHVDLVRIRMDETIRTMVPVELTGRCKGVAEGGLLEHQVREVEVECLATQVPEKFILDTTDLNIGDAYHVSMLSIPEGVTLLTDSELPVASVHMPRVSASEAAAAAAAEAEPVAAAAAEPKEQAEEGK; encoded by the coding sequence ATGGAACTGAAGACGTTGAGTGTCAGCAGCCGCGCCACCGGAACGAAGGGCATGGCCCACGCGGTCCGGCGCACGGGCAGGGTTCCCGGCGTGCTTTACGGCGGCGGGGAAGAGGCGATGTCGCTGGAGATTGACGGCAAGGAGTTTGACCGGCTGCTCCATTCGGCGGCGGGCACGCACCCGATTGTGAGCCTGGTCTGCGAGGACCAGCCCGCGATGAACACCGCGGCCATCGTCAAGTCGGTGCAGCGCCATCCGCTCAAGTACAACCCCACGCATGTGGACCTCGTGCGCATCCGCATGGACGAGACCATCCGCACCATGGTTCCCGTCGAGCTGACGGGGCGCTGCAAGGGGGTCGCCGAGGGCGGCCTGCTGGAGCACCAAGTGCGCGAGGTTGAGGTCGAGTGCCTGGCGACGCAGGTGCCCGAGAAGTTCATCCTGGACACCACGGACCTCAACATCGGCGACGCATACCACGTTTCGATGCTTTCCATTCCGGAGGGGGTCACCCTGCTGACGGATTCAGAGCTTCCCGTCGCGTCTGTGCACATGCCGCGTGTCAGCGCGTCCGAGGCTGCGGCTGCGGCGGCTGCCGAGGCCGAGCCGGTGGCGGCGGCGGCGGCAGAGCCCAAGGAACAGGCGGAGGAGGGGAAGTAG
- a CDS encoding bile acid:sodium symporter family protein translates to MSDRVKAFLEFCTGHFTLWVILFGLLAYRFPGPVLSLKGYLDHFFALTMFGIGAALRPADFVNIARAPGAVAVGTAAQYTIMPFSAWAIARVLRLPDDLAVGLVLTGAAPGAMASNVVSFLAKADTAYSVSLTTASTLLCPVLTPLLVLKLAGAEMDVEYWEMFLKLLLTVIGPLLAGFGLRVLLPRQVERAQPVFPALSALFIVFICSLVIAMNREALAQTTLLVLGVCLALNLSGMSLGYGAGRMFRMPVSRRRTLSIEVGMQNAGLGVVLAIQFFGEKAALPCAAFVFICILTGSVAASWWSRHPVPAAGEPAPETAPSAPGQ, encoded by the coding sequence GTGAGTGACCGGGTCAAGGCGTTCTTGGAGTTCTGCACGGGGCACTTCACCCTCTGGGTCATTCTGTTCGGCCTGCTGGCATACCGCTTTCCCGGGCCGGTTCTCTCCCTCAAGGGCTATCTGGACCATTTCTTTGCCCTCACCATGTTCGGCATCGGCGCCGCGCTGCGGCCCGCCGACTTTGTGAACATTGCCCGGGCGCCCGGCGCGGTCGCCGTGGGCACCGCCGCGCAGTACACCATCATGCCCTTCTCCGCCTGGGCCATCGCCCGGGTTCTCCGCCTTCCCGACGATCTGGCCGTCGGCCTGGTTCTGACAGGGGCCGCGCCGGGCGCCATGGCAAGCAATGTGGTGAGTTTCCTGGCCAAGGCGGACACCGCGTATTCCGTGTCGCTGACGACGGCCTCCACCCTGCTCTGCCCGGTGCTGACCCCCCTGCTGGTCCTGAAACTCGCGGGGGCGGAAATGGACGTGGAGTACTGGGAGATGTTCCTGAAACTGCTGCTCACCGTCATCGGGCCGTTGCTGGCCGGGTTTGGGCTGCGGGTGCTGCTTCCCCGGCAGGTGGAGCGGGCGCAGCCCGTCTTTCCGGCGCTCTCGGCCCTGTTCATCGTGTTCATTTGCAGTCTGGTCATCGCCATGAACAGGGAGGCCCTTGCCCAGACCACGCTCCTCGTGTTGGGGGTTTGCCTGGCGCTGAACCTGTCGGGAATGTCGCTCGGCTACGGGGCGGGCCGGATGTTCCGTATGCCGGTTTCCCGGCGCCGGACGCTCAGCATTGAGGTCGGGATGCAGAACGCCGGGCTGGGGGTGGTGCTGGCCATACAGTTCTTCGGCGAGAAGGCGGCGCTCCCCTGCGCGGCCTTTGTGTTCATCTGCATCCTCACGGGAAGCGTCGCGGCCTCGTGGTGGAGCCGCCACCCCGTTCCGGCCGCAGGGGAACCGGCCCCCGAAACGGCGCCCTCCGCGCCGGGTCAGTAG
- the rimI gene encoding ribosomal protein S18-alanine N-acetyltransferase, translated as MASAPLRFEAFSAAHLPAVLLLESQAYPDPWTHGMYRHELETSCSHLHVGLLGDDVVAYAGFWLVLDEAHITRVTVAEEHRQCGYGRQVMEYLLARAFALGAALARLEVRDGNTAAIRLYERMGFVPEGRRPGYYQRTGEDAVLMIKRF; from the coding sequence ATGGCTTCCGCACCCCTGCGGTTTGAGGCTTTCAGCGCCGCGCATCTTCCGGCGGTGCTGCTGCTGGAGAGCCAGGCCTATCCGGATCCCTGGACGCACGGGATGTACCGGCACGAGCTGGAGACGTCCTGCTCCCATTTGCATGTGGGGCTGCTGGGGGATGACGTGGTCGCCTATGCGGGCTTCTGGCTGGTGCTGGACGAGGCGCACATCACCCGGGTGACGGTGGCCGAGGAACACCGGCAGTGCGGCTATGGGCGGCAGGTGATGGAATACCTGCTCGCGCGCGCGTTTGCCCTCGGCGCCGCGCTGGCGCGGCTGGAGGTGCGCGATGGAAACACGGCCGCCATCCGCCTGTACGAGCGGATGGGCTTCGTGCCGGAGGGGCGGCGGCCGGGATACTACCAGCGCACGGGGGAGGACGCCGTGCTGATGATCAAGCGCTTTTAG
- the amrA gene encoding AmmeMemoRadiSam system protein A, with product MTGAPPLTQEEKRALLRIARDAIAAFLSGRALSLKDYPLTESLAAHRCAFVTLHDAGGGLRGCIGTLEARASLAETVRDHAVHAACHDPRFSAVTSGELDALSVEISALAPGEVPGTPFLPVASLDEIVVGRDGLYLTHQPSGRGGVLLPQVPVEQGWNLNAFLEGLCRKAGLPFRAWENPDCRLYRFSAEVFGEHDFPRHS from the coding sequence ATGACCGGCGCGCCCCCCCTGACGCAGGAGGAAAAGCGCGCGCTGCTCCGCATCGCGCGCGACGCCATTGCCGCCTTTCTCAGCGGGCGGGCGCTCTCCCTGAAGGACTACCCCCTGACGGAGTCGCTCGCGGCGCACCGGTGCGCCTTTGTCACCCTGCATGACGCCGGGGGCGGACTGCGGGGCTGCATCGGCACCCTGGAGGCCCGGGCCTCCCTCGCGGAGACCGTGCGGGACCATGCCGTCCACGCAGCCTGCCACGACCCCCGGTTTTCCGCCGTGACTTCGGGGGAACTGGACGCCCTCTCGGTGGAGATTTCCGCCCTGGCGCCGGGCGAGGTTCCCGGCACCCCGTTCCTTCCCGTGGCAAGCCTGGATGAGATCGTTGTGGGCAGGGACGGGCTGTACCTCACGCACCAGCCAAGCGGGCGCGGGGGCGTGCTGCTTCCCCAGGTGCCGGTGGAGCAGGGCTGGAACCTGAACGCCTTCCTGGAGGGGCTCTGCCGAAAGGCGGGCCTGCCTTTCCGTGCCTGGGAAAACCCGGACTGCCGCCTTTACCGGTTCTCCGCGGAAGTCTTCGGGGAGCACGATTTTCCCCGCCACTCCTGA